In a single window of the Anaerocolumna cellulosilytica genome:
- a CDS encoding carbohydrate-binding family 9-like protein, giving the protein MNKQMRIPKTMIEFTPPIYQCRRAVEPFVLDGNVEKEFWAPAQFTEEFLDIEGSFKGKPRFSTKAKMLWDDMNLYFGAILEGDEIWATLEERDSIIFQDNDFEIFVDPDSDTHCYYEFEMNAKNTVWDLLLTKPYRDMGKAVNSFDIKGLKSAVKIDGELNNPAAKNKRWMIEVVMPFESLIECAADKRRPEPGEYYRINFSRVQWKVEVTKEQQYQKKINPATGQPYPEDNWVWAPEGVINIHYPELWGFVFFTEEQEVYSIPQDEYDKWELRRLYYNAHEYYDHNGCFTTDLCLLKGDWKYTIEPVVEITKNTFEISCPSKDGKRELSILSDGRTFVRSRS; this is encoded by the coding sequence ATGAATAAGCAGATGAGAATACCAAAGACAATGATAGAGTTTACTCCTCCGATATATCAATGCAGAAGAGCAGTTGAACCTTTTGTATTAGATGGTAATGTGGAGAAGGAGTTTTGGGCACCGGCTCAATTTACAGAAGAATTCTTAGATATCGAAGGGTCATTTAAGGGGAAACCGAGATTTTCCACTAAGGCAAAGATGCTTTGGGATGATATGAATCTCTATTTTGGAGCAATTCTTGAAGGGGATGAGATATGGGCGACTCTTGAGGAACGGGATTCTATCATATTTCAGGATAATGATTTTGAAATTTTTGTTGATCCCGATTCAGATACACATTGCTATTATGAGTTTGAAATGAATGCTAAAAATACAGTCTGGGACTTATTATTAACAAAACCGTATCGGGATATGGGGAAGGCGGTTAACAGCTTTGATATAAAAGGACTTAAGAGTGCAGTTAAGATAGATGGAGAGCTGAACAATCCGGCTGCTAAAAACAAAAGGTGGATGATTGAAGTCGTAATGCCTTTTGAGTCACTTATAGAATGTGCTGCTGACAAAAGGCGACCTGAGCCAGGAGAATATTATCGTATTAACTTTTCAAGAGTACAATGGAAGGTGGAGGTAACAAAAGAGCAGCAATATCAGAAAAAAATAAATCCAGCTACCGGCCAGCCCTATCCGGAAGATAACTGGGTATGGGCACCTGAAGGGGTAATCAACATCCATTATCCGGAACTTTGGGGTTTTGTGTTTTTTACTGAGGAGCAGGAGGTTTATTCCATACCCCAGGACGAATATGATAAATGGGAGCTTCGTAGGCTATATTACAACGCGCACGAATATTACGACCACAATGGCTGCTTTACTACAGACTTATGTTTGCTTAAAGGCGATTGGAAATACACCATTGAGCCGGTGGTGGAAATTACTAAAAACACATTTGAGATTTCCTGTCCGAGTAAGGATGGAAAACGAGAATTGTCCATCTTAAGTGATGGGCGGACTTTTGTAAGGAGTCGGTCGTGA
- a CDS encoding glycoside hydrolase family 18 protein gives MFQLIGYVGTKDLNTVTDEDAKSLDVINIAFGHIIDGSIVWNHSECKPALKRLRQLNPDLKLVLSVGGWSAGGFSEAARTKENRVKLADSAKELMETYDLDGIDIDWEYPCFSVAGIAADKSDKENYTLLLKQLRETLDTLTEKNYLVTTAVGGDEYFTRNTQMDKVAEYVDYVQLMTYDLRGGFQTLTGHHTNLYGNEADLFNASTKKAVECFLAAGVPKEKLVIGAAFYSREWRGVKDVSNGLHQMAQTTGGYGPNYHTLAAEYINKNGYIRYWDEEAKAPYLFNGEHFISYDDEESIGAKAEYVREQKLYGMMYWEYCCDLTNTLTGYMRKELDVPVE, from the coding sequence GTGTTTCAATTAATTGGGTATGTTGGTACAAAGGACTTGAATACAGTAACTGATGAGGATGCAAAGAGTTTAGATGTGATAAATATAGCTTTTGGACATATTATAGACGGAAGTATTGTGTGGAATCATAGCGAATGTAAGCCGGCTTTAAAACGTTTACGACAGCTAAATCCTGATTTGAAATTAGTGCTCTCTGTGGGGGGCTGGAGTGCAGGGGGCTTTTCAGAGGCTGCTAGAACGAAGGAAAATCGGGTGAAACTTGCAGATTCGGCTAAAGAATTAATGGAAACATATGATTTAGATGGTATTGATATAGATTGGGAATATCCGTGCTTTAGTGTTGCTGGAATAGCGGCTGATAAAAGTGACAAGGAAAACTATACCTTACTGCTTAAGCAGTTAAGGGAGACCTTAGACACTTTAACAGAAAAGAATTATCTAGTTACAACAGCAGTTGGAGGAGATGAATACTTTACTAGAAATACTCAGATGGATAAGGTTGCGGAATATGTAGATTATGTACAGCTTATGACCTATGATTTAAGAGGCGGTTTTCAGACATTGACGGGACATCATACGAATTTGTATGGGAATGAGGCAGACTTATTCAACGCTAGTACGAAAAAAGCAGTAGAGTGCTTTTTAGCAGCTGGTGTACCAAAAGAGAAGCTTGTAATTGGTGCGGCTTTTTATTCCAGAGAATGGAGAGGTGTTAAAGACGTTAGCAATGGACTGCATCAAATGGCTCAGACCACGGGTGGTTATGGACCAAATTATCATACACTGGCCGCAGAATACATAAATAAAAATGGATATATCCGGTATTGGGACGAGGAAGCAAAGGCACCGTACCTATTTAACGGAGAGCATTTTATCAGCTATGATGATGAAGAATCTATCGGGGCAAAAGCAGAATATGTAAGGGAGCAGAAGTTGTACGGAATGATGTATTGGGAATACTGCTGTGATTTAACAAATACCTTGACAGGATATATGAGAAAAGAGCTGGATGTCCCTGTAGAATAA